A window of Cellulosimicrobium protaetiae genomic DNA:
GCGTCCCAAGCTCGCCGACCACACCGCGACGCGCACCGAGCTCGTCGAGCGCGCCACCGAGGTGCTCGGCGCCGTCGCGGGCGGCACGCTGCACGTGCGCGTCGGCGCCACGTTCCCGCTCGCCGACGCCGCCGACGCGCACCGCGCGCTGGAGGGCCGTGCGACCACGGGCAAGGTCCTGCTCCTCCCCGACGCCGCGGCCGCCACCGACGCGGGCGCCGCGTGAGCTGGGACTGGGTGCCCCCGCGGCCGGGCGAGGAGGACGGGTCGGACGGCGGCCCCTCGCGCGCCCTGCGCCGCGCCGTGACCGTGCTCGTGGTGCTGCTCACCGGCGTGCTGGCCGTCTACTACGTGACGGTCTGGCTCGGACAGCAGGCCGACGCGTGCGTCGCCGACCGACCGGCGGGCGTCTCGGCGCAGGACGTGGACGCCCGCTGGGGCTGGTTCCCGCCCGGCTACACGTGCGAGTACGCGACCGCCGTCGAGGACGTCGCCCGAGCCTGACCCCTGCCACCCCGACCGACGAGGACCGATGGACGACCAGCTCGCACGACCCCTGACCCTCCTCGGGGCGTACGCCCTCGCGGGCGTCCCCGACCCCGGCGGCTGGTACGCCGCGCTCGACGCCGACGGGCTCGACGGGCTGGAGCACCCCGTCGACCCCGACGACGCGGGCGCGCTCGCCACCGTGGCCGCGGGGCTCCCCGGGCACTGGTCGCTGGTCCCCACCACGGTCGCCGCGACCGCGCGCCGCGCCACGACGGACCGGGCGTACGGGCTCGCGTCCGACGACGAGGCGGGCCGCCGCGCCGCGGTCGACGGCGTCGGCCGGGTCCTCGACGCCGTGGCGCGGCTGGCCGAGTCCGAGGGCCGCCGGCGCGTCGTCGCCGTCGAGCTCCAGTCGGCGCCCGGTCCCGGGCGGGGTTCCGGTGCCGCGCTCGCGCGCAGCCTCACCGAGCTCGCCGCCGTCGCGCCCGCGGGGCTCCCGCTCGTCGTGGAGCACTGCGACGCGCCGCGCCCGTGGGGCGTCGCGGAGAAGGGGTTCCTGCCGCTCGACGACGAGATCGCGGCGGTCGCGCGTGCGGCCCGGGACACGGGCCACCCCCTGCACGTCGGGCTCAACTGGGGCCGGTCCGCGATCGAGGGACGCAGCGCCGCGA
This region includes:
- a CDS encoding DUF4862 family protein produces the protein MDDQLARPLTLLGAYALAGVPDPGGWYAALDADGLDGLEHPVDPDDAGALATVAAGLPGHWSLVPTTVAATARRATTDRAYGLASDDEAGRRAAVDGVGRVLDAVARLAESEGRRRVVAVELQSAPGPGRGSGAALARSLTELAAVAPAGLPLVVEHCDAPRPWGVAEKGFLPLDDEIAAVARAARDTGHPLHVGLNWGRSAIEGRSAATPVEHARAAAASGLLASAMLSGASGTPGRWGEPWSDAHVPPHGTDPALPRPEDSMLGPAEVREFLAAAGPVPIVGAKVTARPSDAAPAERLAVARATLAVLRDALEDVLPAWAGARAEG